In Sebastes fasciatus isolate fSebFas1 chromosome 24, fSebFas1.pri, whole genome shotgun sequence, the following are encoded in one genomic region:
- the txndc16 gene encoding thioredoxin domain-containing protein 16, protein MMWTCVVVFLLCVGSGGCTEKASTPDLIEYTAADFYEKLHSGKTMFVYFERQVSPTISLFLAELEKSADALKDYGVLVGRVDCNKELVSEYCSEEKVVHTAFLFRGGKEFLGFGLDTVFDVNSIVSEVLFAILREEVKYVHTDTDLLAMEKAAKGKKDIVLGYVRSLGTQEHRSMMETAYVYGSKYQFILITGGPVLKHLGVDEASHSSQVWFLHCRVRSGLKTAKTSEHCPLTRMRKPLSTLSLHSFLQLMEAPLVSEVYDDPSSVQRPQFPYQHTPQIFLFSRPATKHADLDTATTLAWKLRGLALLVLVHRQSPSVKTPELYNAAFRLPEKSSDVKYMTYHHIDELYQLFANQEKEKEEQGGQLEEDDVDPHATKLDDEIAASVHTQRANMLDLDSIIELTSDNFHTEVAQSSLTVVLFYLRWDAVSKVFLHSFMDVAERLGDSEVQMAGVDCGEWSDLCGAEIGSDLPIPFQPITVFPTVLLIRPKELAQHYGGMLGTEALHRFIMMSQTASPALLSTREKVTSFLQEVPHPELAAHKPVDRVLGLFKTLAGVAPFIDAAKSLRGEVLTGTLTDELAEEWAAEHNVDLPALLVFPSWGTHTRPSTLPVSSCPKELVSHINAALLHPLPELTVENLPSFLSRGKALLLLFVGEEEDEIGRRQNQALVEEMRGVVEMGGEKMEPYLACWIHLGRTPAGMSVLGSYLGSMPPLPALVLTHLPSGGEIYQYAANTPIVASSVLQWLQRIEEGTESAAGMMGEDNWAPSADFIDFLKVIDMQDPDSAKQQTPTEEVEEEEEEMTVEEEDDSSSSSPDNKLHTEL, encoded by the exons ATGATGTGGACGTGCGTGGTAGTTTTCCTGCTGTGTGTGGGGTCAGGAGGATGCACAGAGAAGGCCAGCACACCAGACCTAATAGAATACACGGCTGCAGACTTCTACGAGAAACTGCATTCTGGGAAGACGATGTTCGTCTATTTCGAGCGTCAAG TCTCTCCAACCATCTCTCTCTTCTTGGCGGAGTTGGAGAAGTCTGCTGACGCTCTGAAGGATTATGGAGTACTTGTTGGCAGG GTCGACTGCAACAAAGAGCTGGTTTCTGAATACTGCTCAGAAGAGAAGGTGGTGCACACAGCTTTTCTGTTCAG GGGCGGCAAGGAATTCCTGGGTTTTGGTTTGGACACCGTGTTTGACGTCAACTCCATCGTCTCTGAAGTCCTGTT TGCCATCCTGCGTGAAGAGGTCAAGTACGTTCACACAGACACCGACCTGCTGGCCATGGAGAAGGCGGCCAAAGGGAAGAAGGACATCGTGCTGGGTTACGTCCGTAGTCTGGGAACACAAG AGCACAGATCGATGATGGAGACGGCGTATGTGTACGGATCCAAATACCAGTTCATCCTCATAACTGGAGGCCCagttttgaagcatttagg TGTTGACGAGGCGTCTCACTCGTCTCAGGTGTGGTTCCTCCACTGCCGAGTTCGCAGCGGGCTCAAGACCGCGAAGACCTCGGAGCACTGTCCTCTGACCCGTATGAGGAAGCCCCTGTCCACCCTCAGCCTCCACTCCTTCCTGCAGCTCATGGAGGCTCCACTAGTG TCTGAAGTTTACGACGACCCGTCCTCGGTCCAGCGCCCTCAGTTCCCCTACCAGCACACCCCCCAGATCTTCCTGTTCTCTCGCCCCGCGACCAAGCACGCCGACCTGGACACGGCCACCACCCTGGCCTGGAAGCTCCGCGGCCTCGCCCTGCTGGTGCTCGTTCACAG ACAGAGTCCTTCAGTGAAAACCCCCGAACTCTATAACGCTGCTTTCCGGCTGCCCGAGAAG AGTTCAGACGTGAAGTATATGACCTATCACCACATCGATGAGTTGTATCAGCTCTTCGCAAAtcaagagaaagagaaagaggagcaaGGGGGTCAGCTGGAGGAAGACGACGTGGATCCACATGCTA CTAAGTTGGACGATGAAATCGCGGCATCCGTCCACACACAACGAGCCAACATGCTGGACCTGGACTCCATCATCGAGTTAACCTCTGACAACTTCCACACCGAAGTGGCTCAAAGCAGCCTGACGGTGGTGCTCTTCTACCTCAGAT GGGATGCTGTTTCAAAGGTTTTTCTCCACTCCTTCATGGACGTTGCAGAGAGACTTGGAG ATTCCGAGGTTCAGATGGCGGGGGTCGACTGCGGCGAGTGGAGCGACCTCTGTGGTGCCGAGATAGGCAGCGACCTCCCGATCCCGTTCCAGCCAATCACGGTCTTCCCCACCGTTTTGCTGATCCGCCCCAAGGAATTGGCGCAGCACTACGGAGGCATGCTGGGTACTGAGGCGCTGCATCGCTTCATCATGAT GAGCCAGACAGCTTCTCCTGCGCTGCTGTCCACCCGAGAGAAAGTGACATCATTCCTTCAGGAGGTTCCTCACCCGGAGCTAGCGGCCCATAAGCCTGTCGACAGAGTACTGGGACTGTTTAAGACACTAGCAg GCGTAGCACCGTTTATTGACGCAGCAAAGTCGCTGAGAGGAGAAGTGCTGACTGGAACGCTGACCGATGAGCTGGCAGAGGAATG GGCGGCAGAGCACAACGTTGACCTGCCTGCGTTGTTGGTGTTCCCGTCCTGGGGGACACACACTCGTCCTTCCACGCTGCCTGTGTCCTCCTGTCCTAAAGAGCTGGTCTCACACATTAATGCTGCACTGCTGCATCCACTG CCTGAGCTGACGGTGGAGAACCTGCCGTCCTTCCTCTCTCGGGGTAAAGCCCTGCTGCTCCTCTTcgtgggagaggaggaggacgagatcGGGCGGAGGCAGAACCAGGCGCTggtggaggagatgagaggagtgGTGGAGATGGGAGGGGAGAAGATGGAGCCATACCTGGCCTGCTGGATCCACCT TGGCCGTACTCCAGCTGGTATGTCCGTCCTGGGCTCATACCTGGGCTCTATGCCCCCCCTCCCTGCTCTGGTCCTCACCCATTTGCCCTCCGGAGGTGAAATCTACCAGTACGCTGCCAACACGCCCATCGTGGCCTCCTCTGTGCTGCAGTGGCTGCAGAGGATCGAGGAGGGGACGGAGTCAGCAGCAG GGATGATGGGCGAGGACAACTGGGCTCCCTCCGCCGACTTCATCGACTTCCTGAAAGTCATCGACATGCAGGACCCCGACTCGGCCAAGCAGCAGACTCCtacagaggaggtggaggaggaagaggaagagatgactgtggaggaagaagacgattcctcctccagctctcctGACAACAAACTCCACACTGAACTGTAA